Genomic DNA from Salvia miltiorrhiza cultivar Shanhuang (shh) chromosome 1, IMPLAD_Smil_shh, whole genome shotgun sequence:
AATAGAAACATCCCTTTTACAAAgggaatttaaaaattaaaaggagaaagaaaacaaaatccGAACAAGCAACCTCTTTGTCACAAACGCGCGGTCACCGCTTCAGTAATTATAATAATCAGTATATGCACATGTTgaatttgataaattacatttatgatgattgatgaatcAAAGTCGTATATATACTCGTATTTGATTTAATTAGTATATTTGAAGTTGTCCAGCCCGATAAAATTACTAGTCAAATAGATTAAATTGAATGTTGATGCaacaaaaagtgaaaaataaatatgagTAAAATTATAAGAGCGCATAGTAAAGAAAAATTTGTATAAATGAAGATGTTGAATGTGATAAAATGACGAGTCAAATACTCATTCCGTTCCATTTTAATAGGctaactttttttggacatgcGGATTAAGAAATTTACTTTTAGGAGGAATGTGGTATTTAGTTCATATCaattaaatacattttttttcgtTCAAAATAGAAAACGAACCTATTATAATgaaacgtcccaaaaaagaaaacgatcATATTAGAATGGGACAAGTAGAGTAGATAAATTGAAAGTTGGTTCAAATACAATTGAATCCATCAAATCAGAGCCATATATACTATAGAGTAGAGTTGTAATAAGTCCTACCACAATTAAAAGACAATTTCACCTTAAATGtaacaaaaaaaatgagagagttAAATAATAGTGGGAAGTGTATAGTTGTGAATAGATAATAGATTGGTCAAATGTATTGAAAATATGAATTCCAAGCAAAAGATTGCAGTCAAATAATGTAAGTtgcattaataataaaaagttTGTCCACATTTAGCATACATTGGGACCATACAATGCAAAGACAAATAATCTACATGTCAGTCAATGTCATCATTTTCAAAGTAGATTTTCTTCACCCTTGACTAAATAacaaccccaccccacccccaccccccctctCTCCTTGGGGGTTAAGGGAGGAGGATGGGTTCTTCAAACTTCAAACCTCCATCTTCATTTCCCATAATTCAAGCACACTTGCAATGGGGCTGTGCCTCGGAAAATCTGCTAAACTTGCCCATGCTTCTTCTGGTCAATTCTCAGGTATGAATCAATGAATTGAATATCCATTTCTTCTGTAACAGATtgtgtgttttccttttttggtcaCACAATCTTGGGATTGGAGGTGTTTGGCAATCTGatgaattaatattgagagCGAGAGTTTCTGTTTTTGATGGTGAGATTGAGTTGATCATCATCATGATCATAATAATAAACTGTTGATTACTCTTTACGTTTGAAGAATTGGTGAtaaactatttaatttttttgaattagagTATGTTTGATTAGTATTTGAAGTGAAGGTGTTGTGACAGGCAATGCAAATGCCGAGGGGAAGAATGAGTTATGCAGCACGTTGTTGAGTGAGAAGAGCGACCTGAAATCCTTCACATTCAGCGATCTGAAGAATGCGACTCGCAACTTCCGGTCCGACAGCCTCCTCGGCGAGGGGGGCTTCGGTTACGTCTTCAAAGGATGGATAGACGAGCAGAGCTTCGCCCCCTGCCGCCCCGGCACCGGCCTCGTTGTCGCCGTCAAGAAGCTCAAGGCCGAGAGCGTTCAAGGCCACAGAGAATGGCTTGCGGAAGTCAATTATTTGGGGCTGCTGCACCATCAGAATCTTGTCAAGTTGATAGGCTATTGCTCCGAGTCGGAGAAGAAGCTCCTCGTCTATGAATACATGCCAAAAGGCAGCTTGGAGAATCATTTGTTTAGAAGTGAGTGTGTTCAACATCAAGAATCTAGCTTCTTGCACTTGCATAATAGCTAATCACTAACTCTACTCTGTGCAGAGGGAGTGCAGCTGATGCCGTGGCCCACGAGGATGCGCATCGCCATGGACGTGGCGAGGGGCTTGGCCTTCTTGCACAGCCTCGACGCCAATGTCATCTATCGCGACCTCAAGGCGGCCAACGTGCTTCTTGATTCGGTGCGCCTTCATCGCCTTGTCTTGTGCAtgctctctgctctgctctgctctgtatgATCAGCTAATGTAATGGTGTTGCTTCCTTCTACTTGTGCAGGAGTTCAATGCCAAGTTATCGGATTTCGGGCTGGCGAGGGAGGGCCCCAAGGGTGATAGGACTCACGTCTCGACCCGGGTGGTGGGCACGAGGGGATATGCTGCACCAGAGTACGTAGCAACGGGCCACTTGACTCCCAAGAGCGATGTGTACAGCTTCGGAGTTGTCCTGCTGGAGCTGCTATCGGGGAAACGGGCGTCCGGAGACGAGAACGCGGGGGGAGCCGAGGAGACGTTGGTGGACTGGACGAAGCCATTCCTCACGGACAGCAGGAAAGTGTTGAGGATCATGGACTCCAGGCTCGGAGGGCAGTACTCTAAGAAGGGGGCGCAGGCGGCTGCAGCCATCGCCTTGCGCTGCCTCGACAACGATCCTAAGAATCGGCCGGCCATGACGGAGGTCTTGGCCGCCCTCGACGACGTGCAGACGTCCACAGCTGCTCCCAGAATCTCACATCGAGCTGTGAATCACAAGCTGAGTCCTCATAGACAATGAGGCTGTCGAGGTTAGAGTAGGAGATGTATTTATGTTGATGTATTTGGAAATATGTTGGGAGATGCAATTTTTGTTGGTGTATTTGGAAATATATTGGGGGATACAGGTGATGGTGTAAATACAGCGAGGAAGATCTGCCTCTTTTATGTTGTGTACCTCTTGTTACTACATACGAAATGAAATAGATCATTACAATTTAAATTATCTACTTTGGATGCAaaccattttttaaaaatctttgAATAACGTCCCAATATTTTGATTTGCTACAAATTCGATCTTTCTATTTC
This window encodes:
- the LOC131016966 gene encoding probable serine/threonine-protein kinase PBL3 isoform X1 — encoded protein: MGLCLGKSAKLAHASSGQFSGVVTGNANAEGKNELCSTLLSEKSDLKSFTFSDLKNATRNFRSDSLLGEGGFGYVFKGWIDEQSFAPCRPGTGLVVAVKKLKAESVQGHREWLAEVNYLGLLHHQNLVKLIGYCSESEKKLLVYEYMPKGSLENHLFRKGVQLMPWPTRMRIAMDVARGLAFLHSLDANVIYRDLKAANVLLDSEFNAKLSDFGLAREGPKGDRTHVSTRVVGTRGYAAPEYVATGHLTPKSDVYSFGVVLLELLSGKRASGDENAGGAEETLVDWTKPFLTDSRKVLRIMDSRLGGQYSKKGAQAAAAIALRCLDNDPKNRPAMTEVLAALDDVQTSTAAPRISHRAVNHKLSPHRQ
- the LOC131016966 gene encoding probable serine/threonine-protein kinase PBL3 isoform X2, yielding MGLCLGKSAKLAHASSGQFSGNANAEGKNELCSTLLSEKSDLKSFTFSDLKNATRNFRSDSLLGEGGFGYVFKGWIDEQSFAPCRPGTGLVVAVKKLKAESVQGHREWLAEVNYLGLLHHQNLVKLIGYCSESEKKLLVYEYMPKGSLENHLFRKGVQLMPWPTRMRIAMDVARGLAFLHSLDANVIYRDLKAANVLLDSEFNAKLSDFGLAREGPKGDRTHVSTRVVGTRGYAAPEYVATGHLTPKSDVYSFGVVLLELLSGKRASGDENAGGAEETLVDWTKPFLTDSRKVLRIMDSRLGGQYSKKGAQAAAAIALRCLDNDPKNRPAMTEVLAALDDVQTSTAAPRISHRAVNHKLSPHRQ